A genomic segment from Actinomycetota bacterium encodes:
- a CDS encoding SDR family oxidoreductase, translating to MTRSVLVTGAGGYVGSLLIESLAADPGRLTTIVAMDVREPAERLDGITYVTMDIRDPSLRQVLGEHDVGTVVHLAAIVTPGRTPDRDLEYSIDVGGTENVLESCLGAGVRKVIVSSSGAAYGYHADNPEWLDEDDALRGNVEFAYADHKRQVEEMLAAWRSRHPELGQLVFRPGTILGRGTRNQITDLFDRPIIMGIRGAATPFVLIWDHDVVGCLRRGIFTDLTGVFNLAGDGVLTLAEMAERMGKRYVAMPAGVVRTALAVLRRLRLTQYGPEQVDFLCYRPVLANRRLKDEFGYVPRKTTSEVFDEFLAGRRGGP from the coding sequence ATGACCCGATCGGTCCTCGTCACCGGCGCCGGCGGATACGTCGGAAGCCTGCTGATCGAATCGCTCGCCGCCGATCCGGGCCGGCTCACGACGATCGTCGCGATGGATGTTCGCGAACCCGCCGAGCGGCTCGACGGCATCACCTACGTCACCATGGACATCCGCGACCCGTCGCTGAGGCAGGTCCTCGGCGAACACGACGTCGGCACCGTCGTGCACCTCGCGGCGATCGTGACACCGGGTCGCACACCGGATCGGGACCTCGAGTACTCGATCGACGTGGGCGGCACCGAGAACGTGCTCGAGTCGTGTCTCGGCGCCGGGGTGCGCAAGGTGATCGTGTCGTCCTCCGGTGCCGCCTACGGATACCACGCAGACAACCCGGAGTGGCTCGACGAGGACGATGCGCTGCGCGGCAACGTCGAGTTCGCGTACGCGGACCACAAGCGGCAGGTGGAGGAGATGCTGGCGGCGTGGCGCTCCAGGCACCCCGAGCTGGGCCAGCTCGTCTTCCGTCCCGGAACCATCCTCGGACGGGGCACCCGCAACCAGATCACCGACCTGTTCGACCGGCCGATCATCATGGGAATCCGCGGGGCTGCGACACCGTTCGTACTCATCTGGGACCACGACGTCGTCGGGTGCCTGCGACGCGGGATCTTCACCGACCTGACCGGCGTGTTCAACCTCGCCGGCGACGGGGTCCTCACCCTCGCCGAGATGGCCGAACGGATGGGCAAACGCTACGTGGCGATGCCCGCCGGGGTCGTGCGAACGGCGCTGGCGGTGCTGCGGCGTCTGCGCCTCACCCAGTACGGGCCCGAACAGGTCGATTTCCTCTGCTACCGACCGGTCCTGGCGAACCGGCGGCTGAAGGACGAGTTCGGCTACGTGCCCCGCAAGACCACGTCGGAGGTCTTCGACGAGTTCCTGGCAGGACGCCGTGGCGGGCCGTGA
- a CDS encoding bile acid:sodium symporter family protein: MLNVLIGLMMLGMAMDLDIEDFKRLVRQPKPPAIGLGAQFILLPAFTYLLTLILHPAPSIALGMILVASCPGGNLSNLMTYLAGGNAPLSVGMTAVSTAAAIVMTPLNFAFWGGLNPDTAEILKRVSLGPLDLFMTIFVILGIPLVVGMVIARRWPGIAAKVRGPFKTVSVIVFMGFVAVALANNWNNFVTYIGFVVFAVFLHNTLAFSLGNVAGRFARLNQRDLRAVTIEVGLQNSALALILIFNFFDGLGGMALIAAWWGIWHIIAGLTLAGFWSRRPVEIETATA, translated from the coding sequence ATGCTGAACGTCCTCATCGGCCTGATGATGCTCGGCATGGCCATGGACCTCGACATCGAAGACTTCAAGCGACTCGTGCGCCAGCCCAAGCCGCCGGCGATCGGCCTCGGCGCCCAGTTCATCCTGCTTCCGGCGTTCACGTACCTGCTCACCCTGATCCTGCATCCGGCGCCGTCGATCGCTCTCGGCATGATCCTCGTGGCGTCGTGCCCGGGCGGGAACCTGTCGAACCTGATGACCTACCTGGCGGGCGGCAACGCTCCCCTGTCGGTCGGGATGACGGCGGTCTCCACCGCGGCGGCCATCGTGATGACCCCCCTCAACTTCGCGTTCTGGGGCGGTCTCAACCCGGACACCGCCGAGATCCTCAAGCGGGTCTCCCTCGGGCCACTCGACCTGTTCATGACGATCTTCGTGATCCTCGGCATCCCCCTCGTGGTCGGCATGGTGATCGCACGGCGGTGGCCCGGGATCGCCGCGAAGGTTCGGGGACCGTTCAAGACCGTCTCGGTGATCGTGTTCATGGGGTTCGTGGCCGTCGCCCTGGCGAACAACTGGAACAACTTCGTCACCTACATCGGGTTCGTCGTGTTCGCCGTCTTCCTCCACAACACGCTGGCCTTCTCCCTCGGCAACGTCGCCGGCCGGTTTGCCCGCCTCAACCAGCGTGATCTGCGGGCCGTCACCATCGAGGTCGGCTTGCAGAACTCCGCCCTCGCGCTGATTCTGATCTTCAACTTCTTCGACGGGCTCGGCGGCATGGCACTCATCGCGGCGTGGTGGGGCATCTGGCACATCATCGCGGGGCTGACCCTCGCCGGCTTCTGGTCCCGCAGACCGGTCGAGATCGAGACCGCCACGGCATGA
- a CDS encoding thiamine pyrophosphate-dependent dehydrogenase E1 component subunit alpha has product MDIPRDHLVDMYETMVKIRRFEERIREIYFEDKLPAFDIAAGLIPGEMHLSAGQEPVAVGVKPHLKAGDAITATHRPHHVAIAQGVDLKKMAAEIFGRETGLGHGKGGHMHLFSVEPNFGCSGIIGEGMPVACGAALAFSRRGTDNVALSFFGDGAANQGAFHESLNLAATWNLPVVFICEDNGYAISVPKAAATAIPNNSDRACAYGIPGVLVEDNDPVGVYEAVGEAIRRARSGGGPTLIEVKTDRLWGHFEGDADAYRSDEFKKAMAERDPLVTFGRRLLDEGVLSESDVDSIRERMYGEVEEALEFAQSSPYPQPEDALNHVFA; this is encoded by the coding sequence ATGGACATTCCGCGAGATCATCTGGTCGACATGTATGAGACCATGGTGAAAATACGACGCTTCGAGGAGCGGATCAGGGAGATCTACTTCGAGGACAAACTTCCGGCATTCGACATCGCGGCGGGCCTCATCCCAGGAGAGATGCATCTCTCGGCCGGCCAAGAGCCGGTGGCGGTCGGCGTGAAACCGCACTTGAAGGCGGGCGACGCGATCACCGCCACCCACAGACCCCACCACGTAGCCATCGCGCAGGGTGTCGACCTCAAGAAAATGGCGGCGGAGATCTTCGGGAGAGAGACGGGGTTGGGCCACGGCAAGGGCGGCCACATGCACCTGTTCTCGGTCGAACCGAACTTCGGCTGCTCGGGGATCATCGGCGAGGGCATGCCGGTCGCCTGTGGTGCGGCGCTGGCGTTCAGTCGGCGCGGCACCGACAACGTGGCGTTGTCGTTCTTCGGCGACGGCGCAGCCAATCAGGGTGCATTCCACGAGTCGCTCAACCTGGCGGCAACCTGGAACCTCCCCGTCGTGTTCATCTGTGAAGACAACGGCTACGCCATCTCGGTGCCCAAGGCCGCCGCCACGGCCATCCCGAACAACAGCGACCGCGCGTGCGCGTACGGGATCCCCGGCGTCCTCGTCGAGGACAACGACCCCGTGGGCGTGTACGAAGCCGTGGGGGAGGCGATCCGCCGGGCGCGAAGCGGAGGCGGGCCGACCCTCATCGAGGTGAAGACCGATCGCTTGTGGGGGCACTTCGAGGGCGACGCCGACGCGTATCGCAGCGACGAGTTCAAGAAGGCCATGGCGGAGCGAGATCCGCTGGTCACCTTCGGTCGGCGACTTCTCGACGAGGGGGTCCTGAGCGAATCGGATGTCGACAGTATCCGTGAGCGGATGTACGGCGAAGTGGAGGAGGCCCTGGAGTTTGCCCAGTCGAGCCCGTATCCGCAGCCCGAGGACGCTCTCAACCACGTCTTCGCTTGA
- a CDS encoding TetR/AcrR family transcriptional regulator — translation MNQVSTSDSVTLPPTARGRATRQALLDAAEEVFGEFTYERASVAEITRRAGVAQGTFYVYFPDKKAAFIELVKELNHGLRKAIAMSIEGLTDRIAIERTGFRTFYDYVSRHNALYKIVREAEFVSPEIYRWHYGRLAEGYVKGLEAAIADGQLRPDLDVHTISYVLMGIAEFTGGQWVLGEGRPPPDDVFEQIIGFVERGLDAQKGTTR, via the coding sequence GTGAATCAGGTCTCAACTTCGGATAGCGTCACACTTCCGCCCACCGCGCGCGGAAGAGCGACCCGCCAGGCACTGCTCGACGCCGCCGAAGAGGTCTTCGGCGAGTTCACCTACGAGCGGGCCTCGGTCGCGGAGATCACACGGCGCGCCGGCGTCGCCCAGGGCACCTTCTACGTCTACTTCCCCGACAAGAAGGCGGCCTTCATCGAGCTGGTGAAAGAGCTGAACCACGGACTGCGCAAGGCCATCGCAATGTCGATCGAGGGCCTCACCGACCGCATCGCGATCGAACGGACGGGCTTTCGCACCTTCTACGACTACGTGTCACGCCACAACGCCCTCTACAAGATCGTGCGCGAGGCCGAGTTCGTCAGCCCCGAGATCTACCGCTGGCACTACGGGCGCCTCGCCGAAGGCTACGTCAAGGGCCTCGAGGCGGCGATCGCCGACGGCCAGCTCCGCCCGGACCTCGACGTCCACACCATCTCCTACGTGCTCATGGGCATCGCCGAATTCACCGGAGGCCAATGGGTGCTCGGCGAGGGACGGCCACCCCCCGACGACGTATTCGAACAGATCATCGGCTTCGTCGAACGGGGCCTCGACGCCCAGAAGGGAACGACACGGTGA
- a CDS encoding thiamine pyrophosphate-binding protein, with the protein MGSVTGGDLIADVLVAEGVEKVFGLPDGTYMGLLNGLETKGIPLVTPRHETTALHMAGAYARLTGRLGVAIASNGPGVANALPGIAVENAEGNRVLLITSSRRLAITDPDRGGAYQYFDQVGAITIAKWSARASSAGRVPELLRTALRESFRGRPGVVHLDVPQNIMNGKTRPAPVWQPRRYRRVEPLLPDPQLVERAAQRLAEATLPIIHAGGGLIHARAYDRLATVAELLHAPVTTSWSGRGSMSETSPLVWPITAIEATNEVRNAADVVLVLGSRIGETDWWGKAPYWRQDQQVIQVDVDEAAFGVNRPVDLAISSDAGAFLEALAKALEGKQDDTLVEARRSEVDRLIASRTEKDAKLAKHLEDRSVPMNTAHVPATCMEVFDDDAIFVVDGGNTAVWANFFLRVRTPGTMLSTPHFGMLGAGLGQALGAAEAFGDRQVCCIIGDGAFGFHLQEIETAVRNGNHIVFLVVSDRQWGMVKMSQSMARHPVKMLVRKSLDPDETINTELGEIGYDAMARSMGAHGERVADPAQLRPAIERSLAVGGCAVVHVDVDPKKHLWAPGLMHFKKMHEEPEGK; encoded by the coding sequence ATGGGCTCTGTGACCGGTGGCGACCTGATCGCCGACGTGCTCGTCGCGGAAGGCGTCGAGAAGGTATTCGGCCTGCCGGACGGCACCTACATGGGACTGCTCAACGGTCTCGAAACCAAGGGGATCCCGCTCGTGACGCCCCGGCACGAGACGACCGCGCTGCACATGGCGGGCGCCTACGCCAGGCTCACCGGCCGACTCGGTGTCGCCATCGCGAGCAACGGCCCCGGCGTCGCCAACGCACTCCCCGGCATCGCCGTCGAGAACGCGGAAGGCAACCGGGTCCTGCTGATCACGAGCTCGCGGCGTTTGGCGATCACCGACCCCGACCGGGGCGGCGCCTACCAGTACTTCGATCAGGTCGGAGCGATCACGATTGCGAAATGGTCCGCACGCGCATCCTCGGCAGGGCGTGTTCCGGAGCTCCTGCGCACCGCACTGCGCGAGTCGTTCCGCGGCCGCCCCGGGGTCGTGCACCTCGACGTTCCCCAGAACATCATGAACGGCAAGACCAGGCCGGCACCCGTGTGGCAGCCGCGCCGGTACCGGCGCGTCGAACCTCTCCTGCCGGACCCCCAACTCGTCGAGCGGGCCGCCCAGCGCCTTGCCGAGGCCACCCTGCCGATCATCCATGCGGGCGGCGGCCTCATCCATGCCCGAGCCTACGATCGGCTCGCCACCGTCGCCGAGCTGCTGCACGCTCCGGTCACGACCTCGTGGAGCGGGCGGGGATCGATGTCGGAGACCTCCCCGCTCGTGTGGCCGATCACCGCCATCGAGGCGACCAACGAGGTGCGCAACGCCGCGGACGTCGTCCTCGTACTCGGCTCACGCATCGGCGAGACCGACTGGTGGGGCAAGGCACCCTACTGGCGTCAGGATCAGCAGGTGATCCAGGTCGATGTCGACGAGGCGGCGTTCGGAGTGAACAGGCCGGTCGATCTGGCCATATCGAGCGACGCCGGGGCGTTCCTCGAAGCGCTCGCCAAGGCGCTCGAAGGAAAACAGGACGACACGCTTGTCGAGGCGCGCCGATCCGAAGTGGACCGGCTCATCGCTTCACGCACCGAGAAGGACGCCAAGCTCGCCAAGCACCTCGAGGACCGCTCCGTCCCGATGAACACCGCACACGTCCCCGCCACGTGCATGGAGGTCTTCGACGACGACGCGATCTTCGTCGTCGACGGCGGCAACACGGCGGTGTGGGCGAACTTCTTCCTGCGGGTGCGCACCCCCGGCACGATGCTGTCGACCCCGCACTTCGGGATGCTGGGCGCCGGCCTCGGGCAGGCCCTCGGGGCCGCGGAGGCGTTCGGCGACCGTCAGGTGTGTTGCATCATCGGGGACGGGGCCTTCGGGTTCCACCTGCAGGAGATCGAGACCGCGGTCCGCAACGGCAACCACATCGTGTTCCTGGTCGTCAGCGACCGCCAGTGGGGAATGGTCAAGATGTCCCAGTCGATGGCCCGGCACCCGGTCAAGATGCTGGTCCGCAAGTCGCTCGACCCGGACGAGACGATCAACACCGAGCTCGGCGAGATCGGCTACGACGCCATGGCCCGATCGATGGGTGCGCACGGCGAGCGGGTCGCCGACCCCGCACAGTTGCGCCCGGCGATCGAGCGGAGTCTCGCCGTGGGAGGGTGCGCGGTCGTCCACGTCGATGTCGACCCGAAGAAGCACCTGTGGGCGCCAGGGTTGATGCACTTCAAGAAGATGCACGAAGAGCCGGAAGGGAAATGA
- a CDS encoding TlpA family protein disulfide reductase produces the protein MIESGNRVPDTRLLDRDGRRYALYDLLDRPTLVIVFKTTCSTCRLALPVFDHWRRYEPAVKILAVSQDPPALTDAFFEDLGVGFETLYDEPPYAMSNAFGVIAVPSLALIEHGHVTWSTHGWMRAKAEELETLLATLAGRKPALVGADDLPVLKPG, from the coding sequence ATGATCGAATCGGGAAACCGGGTGCCGGATACACGTCTGCTGGACCGCGACGGGAGGCGATATGCGCTGTACGATCTCCTCGACCGGCCGACGCTCGTGATCGTTTTCAAGACCACATGCTCCACCTGCCGGCTGGCGCTGCCGGTGTTCGATCACTGGCGCCGGTACGAGCCTGCGGTGAAGATCCTGGCCGTTTCGCAGGACCCTCCGGCGCTCACCGATGCGTTCTTCGAGGATCTGGGCGTCGGTTTCGAGACCCTGTACGACGAGCCTCCGTATGCGATGTCGAACGCGTTCGGTGTGATCGCCGTGCCGTCGCTGGCCCTGATCGAGCATGGGCACGTGACCTGGTCGACGCACGGATGGATGCGTGCCAAGGCCGAGGAACTCGAGACGCTGCTCGCCACGCTCGCGGGCAGGAAGCCTGCGCTCGTCGGTGCCGACGACCTCCCGGTGCTGAAACCCGGTTGA
- a CDS encoding alpha-ketoacid dehydrogenase subunit beta, producing the protein MTTATDRKLTTQKAIAEAIALELERDESVLVMGEDVGVYGGIFGSTEGLLDRFGPQRVMDTPISETGFIGAAVGAAVNGLRPIAELMFVDFFGVCMDQIYNNMAKIHYFSGGNVKVPMVLMTAVGGGYSDAGQHSQTLWGTFAHLPGMKVVVPSNPYDAKGLMISAIREDNPVIYMFHKGVLGLGWMTNNPRATGPVPEEAYEVPIGKAAIARPGNDVTVATVGLSVHRALDAAELLEEKGISAEVLDLRSLVPLDREAIVASVRKTHRLMVVDEDYQSFGMSGEVITTAVEGAFDYLDAPPVRVATPDVPIPYSHPLEEWTLPSVRRIVAGIERLTTG; encoded by the coding sequence ATGACAACAGCAACCGACCGCAAACTGACCACCCAGAAGGCGATCGCGGAAGCCATCGCCCTCGAGCTGGAACGCGACGAATCGGTCCTCGTCATGGGTGAGGACGTCGGCGTCTATGGGGGCATCTTCGGGTCCACCGAGGGTCTCCTGGATCGCTTCGGTCCGCAACGAGTGATGGACACACCGATTTCCGAGACCGGATTCATCGGCGCGGCCGTCGGAGCCGCCGTCAACGGGCTCCGCCCGATCGCCGAGCTCATGTTCGTGGACTTCTTCGGCGTGTGCATGGATCAGATCTACAACAACATGGCGAAGATCCACTACTTCAGCGGCGGCAACGTCAAGGTGCCGATGGTGCTCATGACCGCCGTGGGTGGCGGCTATTCGGACGCCGGACAGCACTCGCAGACGCTGTGGGGAACGTTCGCGCATCTGCCCGGGATGAAGGTCGTCGTTCCCTCCAATCCCTACGACGCCAAGGGACTGATGATCTCGGCGATCAGAGAGGACAACCCCGTCATCTACATGTTCCACAAAGGCGTTCTCGGCCTGGGCTGGATGACGAACAATCCTCGGGCCACCGGCCCGGTCCCGGAGGAGGCATACGAAGTCCCGATCGGCAAGGCGGCGATCGCTCGGCCGGGCAACGATGTGACCGTGGCGACGGTCGGGCTGTCGGTGCACCGGGCGCTGGATGCCGCCGAACTGCTCGAAGAGAAGGGGATCTCCGCCGAGGTGCTCGACCTTCGTTCGCTGGTGCCGCTCGATCGTGAAGCGATCGTGGCGAGCGTCCGCAAGACCCATCGTCTGATGGTGGTGGACGAGGATTACCAGAGCTTCGGGATGAGCGGTGAGGTGATCACCACGGCCGTGGAGGGTGCATTCGACTATCTCGATGCGCCGCCCGTGCGCGTGGCGACGCCCGACGTGCCGATCCCCTACAGCCACCCGCTGGAGGAATGGACGTTGCCGTCGGTACGGCGGATCGTCGCCGGAATCGAACGATTGACGACGGGCTGA
- a CDS encoding class II fumarate hydratase: MVDYRIERDSMGEMQVPAGAYYGASTQRAVENFPISKLRFGRRFIWALGLIKWAAAKANKEMGRYDAEKADAVMQACDEVMDGKLDAEFVVDIFQTGSGTSTNMNANEVIANRATEILGGELGSKLVHPNDHVNNGQSSNDVIPTAIHIAATGAVREDLLPALGKLAASLDAKAEEFKDVVKTGRTHLMDATPVTLGQEFSGYATQIHKGAERMEKVLPELEELALGGTAVGTGLNAPVGLVPLMIRHIADRSGYPFREADNHFEAQAAKDAVVATSGMLKTVATSLFKIANDLRWLSSGPRTAIGEIRLPTLQPGSSIMPGKINPVIPEAVMQVAGQVIGNDVSVTWGGANGNFELNVMMPLMSYNLIESIDLLANVSTVLAEKCVDGIEANVERATELVERDIIIITALAPHVGYDKAADIAHVAMDTNRGVREVALEMSGLSAEELDKVLDLKKMTEGGVL; this comes from the coding sequence ATCGTGGACTATCGCATCGAGCGGGACTCGATGGGCGAGATGCAGGTGCCCGCCGGCGCCTACTACGGGGCGTCGACCCAGCGTGCCGTCGAGAACTTCCCGATCTCCAAGCTGCGGTTCGGACGCCGGTTCATCTGGGCGCTCGGGCTGATCAAATGGGCCGCCGCGAAGGCCAACAAGGAAATGGGCCGCTACGACGCCGAGAAGGCCGACGCCGTGATGCAGGCCTGCGACGAGGTCATGGACGGCAAGCTCGACGCCGAGTTCGTCGTCGACATCTTCCAGACCGGGTCCGGCACGTCGACGAACATGAACGCCAACGAGGTGATCGCCAACCGGGCGACGGAGATCCTCGGTGGGGAGCTGGGCTCCAAGCTCGTGCACCCGAACGACCATGTCAACAACGGGCAGTCCTCCAACGACGTGATCCCGACGGCCATCCATATTGCTGCCACGGGCGCCGTGCGGGAAGACCTCCTTCCGGCCCTGGGCAAGCTCGCCGCCTCGCTCGACGCGAAGGCCGAGGAGTTCAAGGACGTCGTCAAGACGGGACGCACCCACCTGATGGACGCCACCCCGGTGACGCTCGGCCAGGAGTTCTCCGGCTACGCCACCCAGATCCACAAGGGCGCCGAACGTATGGAGAAGGTCCTACCCGAGCTGGAGGAGCTGGCGCTGGGCGGCACCGCGGTCGGTACCGGGCTCAACGCACCGGTCGGCCTCGTGCCGCTGATGATCCGCCACATCGCCGACCGCTCCGGCTATCCGTTCCGTGAAGCCGACAACCACTTCGAGGCCCAGGCCGCCAAGGACGCGGTCGTGGCGACGTCGGGCATGCTGAAGACGGTTGCGACGTCGCTGTTCAAGATCGCCAACGATCTGCGCTGGCTGTCGTCGGGCCCCCGCACCGCGATCGGTGAGATCCGGCTCCCGACGTTGCAGCCGGGCTCGTCGATCATGCCGGGCAAGATCAACCCGGTCATCCCGGAGGCGGTCATGCAGGTCGCCGGACAGGTGATCGGCAACGACGTGTCGGTGACGTGGGGCGGGGCGAACGGCAACTTCGAGCTGAACGTGATGATGCCGCTGATGAGTTACAACCTCATCGAGTCGATCGACCTGCTCGCCAACGTGTCGACGGTGCTCGCCGAGAAGTGTGTCGACGGGATCGAGGCGAACGTGGAGCGGGCGACCGAGCTGGTCGAACGTGACATCATCATCATCACGGCGCTGGCGCCGCACGTCGGGTACGACAAGGCGGCCGACATCGCCCACGTGGCGATGGACACCAACCGCGGTGTGCGCGAGGTCGCGCTCGAGATGAGTGGGCTGTCCGCCGAGGAACTCGACAAAGTCCTCGACCTGAAAAAGATGACCGAGGGCGGCGTCCTCTAA
- a CDS encoding ABC transporter substrate-binding protein, producing the protein MRINRLRLPALLIVMAVIAVACTSGATTTTTQAATTTTQAATSTTQAVTSTTQAATSTTAAQAAAGGVNCDKPVTVGVITDQTGPLAIYGAHILRGVPIGFEYATGAAGTDGVYKLDNCEIRVVFKDDQTNPEMSATDARELIEVEGADILIGTVSSGVTATLQEIARENDVILIAAPAAANDLTGANFNPNTFRVSRNNYQDAIALCQYLTKEYSTFVQIAPDYSFGRGGAAALRDACTFYGGTFPADDVFAPADTTDFTPYMEQIADVDAQALLVTWAGGGFVPLLQAAVDLGVLDNKVLVSPFVDNVVLPVFFKNAIGSTSTILYHYTLPNNPINDYLVDQDQAQFSTYPDLFDADGMNAALLVVAALEATGGAADADSLRSAMEGLQFDGPKGTIFIRPEDHVAIQDMYVVTLKNVDDPEFRYFDYVETLRPEPPCLLEGEYKSRCGDLPVGSLSGN; encoded by the coding sequence ATGAGAATCAACCGACTGCGGCTCCCGGCGCTGCTCATCGTGATGGCGGTCATCGCGGTGGCGTGCACGAGCGGGGCCACGACGACCACGACGCAGGCGGCAACGACCACGACGCAGGCGGCAACGAGCACGACACAGGCCGTGACGAGCACGACACAGGCTGCGACGAGCACGACGGCCGCGCAGGCGGCGGCCGGCGGTGTCAACTGTGACAAGCCCGTCACGGTGGGCGTGATCACCGACCAGACCGGCCCGCTGGCGATCTACGGTGCACACATCCTGCGAGGCGTGCCGATCGGATTCGAGTACGCGACCGGCGCCGCCGGGACCGACGGCGTCTACAAGCTGGACAACTGTGAGATCCGTGTCGTCTTCAAGGACGACCAGACCAACCCCGAGATGAGCGCCACGGACGCCCGCGAGCTCATCGAGGTCGAAGGCGCCGACATCCTCATCGGGACGGTCAGCTCCGGCGTGACCGCCACGCTGCAGGAGATCGCCCGAGAGAACGACGTCATCCTGATCGCCGCACCGGCGGCGGCCAACGACCTGACCGGTGCCAACTTCAACCCGAACACGTTCCGCGTGTCCCGCAACAACTACCAGGACGCGATCGCGCTCTGCCAGTACCTCACCAAGGAGTACAGCACGTTCGTGCAGATCGCCCCCGACTACTCCTTCGGGCGTGGTGGCGCCGCGGCGCTGCGTGACGCATGCACCTTCTACGGCGGGACGTTCCCGGCCGACGACGTGTTCGCTCCGGCCGACACGACCGACTTCACCCCCTACATGGAGCAGATCGCCGACGTCGACGCCCAAGCCCTCCTCGTGACCTGGGCCGGCGGCGGGTTCGTCCCGTTGCTCCAGGCCGCCGTGGACCTCGGTGTGCTCGACAACAAGGTGCTCGTGTCACCGTTCGTCGACAACGTCGTGCTGCCCGTGTTCTTCAAGAACGCGATCGGCTCGACCTCGACGATCCTGTACCACTACACCCTGCCGAACAACCCGATCAACGACTACCTCGTCGATCAGGACCAGGCCCAGTTCTCGACATACCCTGATCTGTTCGACGCCGACGGGATGAACGCGGCGCTCCTCGTCGTTGCGGCACTCGAGGCCACCGGTGGGGCGGCCGACGCCGACTCGCTACGCTCCGCCATGGAAGGGTTGCAGTTCGACGGCCCCAAGGGCACGATCTTCATCCGTCCCGAGGATCACGTTGCGATCCAGGACATGTACGTCGTGACGCTCAAGAACGTCGACGATCCGGAGTTCCGCTACTTCGACTACGTGGAGACACTGCGGCCCGAGCCGCCCTGCCTGCTCGAAGGCGAGT
- a CDS encoding alpha/beta hydrolase: MGARRGTATPRRRIRTDHRLRRTGPRRPEGNDTVTRDIRASTITTSRIRTRVLTCGPDGGTPVLFLHGNLSSATWWESTMISLPAGYRAIAADQRGFGDADPDAKIDATRGLGDLAEDTIALLDQLGIERAHLVGNSLGGVVAWRLIAEHASRWITVTQVDPGSPFGFGSTKDAEGTPCWDDYAGSGAGLINPEFVRLLASGDRSTDSMFSPRSMLRTALLAEPRVLDREDAIVDAMLATHLGEHDYPGDAVESPNWPFVAPGVWGPNNALSPKFTAEAAGVVAAAPKPPILWIRGAGDRIVSDASITDLGTLGPTGVIPNYPGADVYPPQPMVAQIRHMLDAYAAAGGTYEEVVIDRAGHMPFLERPDEFNATFHPYLQSHG; this comes from the coding sequence ATGGGTGCTCGGCGAGGGACGGCCACCCCCCGACGACGTATTCGAACAGATCATCGGCTTCGTCGAACGGGGCCTCGACGCCCAGAAGGGAACGACACGGTGACCAGAGACATTCGTGCGAGCACGATCACCACCTCCAGGATCAGGACCAGGGTGCTGACATGCGGCCCCGACGGCGGGACCCCGGTGCTCTTCCTGCACGGCAACCTGTCGTCGGCGACCTGGTGGGAATCGACGATGATCTCCCTCCCGGCGGGCTACCGGGCGATCGCCGCGGACCAACGCGGGTTCGGTGACGCCGACCCCGACGCGAAGATCGACGCGACCCGTGGCCTCGGGGACCTCGCCGAGGACACGATCGCCCTGCTCGACCAGCTCGGCATCGAGCGCGCCCACCTCGTCGGCAACTCGCTCGGCGGCGTCGTCGCATGGCGCCTCATCGCCGAGCACGCGAGCCGCTGGATCACCGTCACACAGGTCGATCCCGGCTCACCGTTCGGTTTCGGCAGCACCAAAGACGCCGAAGGGACCCCCTGCTGGGACGATTACGCGGGCTCCGGGGCCGGGCTCATCAACCCCGAGTTCGTCCGTCTCCTCGCCTCGGGCGACCGCTCCACCGACTCGATGTTCTCCCCCCGCTCGATGCTGCGCACCGCCCTGCTCGCCGAGCCCCGGGTCCTGGATCGTGAGGACGCCATCGTCGACGCCATGCTCGCCACCCACCTCGGCGAGCACGACTATCCGGGCGACGCCGTCGAATCGCCCAACTGGCCGTTCGTCGCCCCCGGCGTGTGGGGCCCCAACAACGCCCTGTCGCCCAAGTTCACCGCGGAGGCGGCCGGCGTCGTCGCAGCCGCACCGAAACCGCCGATCCTGTGGATACGAGGCGCCGGCGACCGCATCGTCTCCGACGCGTCGATCACCGACCTGGGGACGCTCGGCCCGACCGGGGTGATCCCCAACTACCCGGGCGCCGACGTCTATCCGCCCCAGCCGATGGTGGCCCAGATCCGGCACATGCTCGACGCCTACGCGGCGGCCGGCGGCACGTACGAGGAGGTCGTCATCGATCGGGCGGGACACATGCCGTTCCTCGAGCGGCCCGACGAGTTCAACGCCACATTTCACCCCTATCTCCAATCCCATGGGTAA